CgaatcaattaaacctccatccagaccctcaGGTCGGTCCTGATCTCACTGCGCCTGACCCGGAGTGCAATTACCGCCCCCTAGCAGCCAAAAGCAGGCGGAAACAAAcgattgtttttaaaaaatatatgcagtGTTTTAAAGAGATGAAAAGATACTGATAAGACCATGTCgatgttttattcatgttttttacaAACACGAAagtgcaaggagcgtatatcgggtttatgtctttgtatgtgattacgtcacctaccatcCCTGCAGCTGCCTTCCCAGTGCACGCCACacttatataagaacataagaacataagaaagtttacaaacgagaggaggccattcggcccatcttgctcgtttggttgctagtagcttattgatcccaaaatctcatcaagcagcttcttgaaggatcccagggtgtcagcttcaacaacattactggggagttgattccagaccctcacaattctctgggtaaaaaagtgtctcctattttctgttctgaacgcccctttgtctaaactccatttgtgacccctggtcctggtgtaagcacacatgcatttacactTCCTTACAACGTTAATATGCAAGTTACACTGCActtcatgtttaaatatttttgcatgaggtatgcaagtacacaattgtttcagaaaagtgttagggttaggattagggtttatGCAGAAAGATGCTAGCACTAAGTCCATTGTAACTGTGCAAACTAGCATTGCAATGgtgtaagcacacatgcatttactgtaaacgAGGAATCAGAAAGTTTTACCGAATGCTGTGTGATGTTAAACAGTTAATAAATCAAATATTCCAACAGCCTACATGGGTATGAATTTAAGTCATCAAAACAGTCTTTATTTGTAAATAGCGACCACtgccaaacaacaacaacaaaaaaaaaagatcatttcgctggattttaaaaatgtatttccataAGCATTTATAGTTTCAAGTAAATTCCGTCCTTTAATGATTCAGTGATTGTATTCAGGTAGATAATATATTTCAGTCGTGTAACTTCACCTGCTAGATAGATCTGACacgttttgggaaaaaaaaacaactcaaaataCAGCAGATACAGCTCGATAAAACACCACAACTGGTGCACATTAAGCTAATGACAGTGCTTAGCTTTAATacgttttatttttacaaattcaGCCCTAACTATGCCAACAcctaaaaccgaggtcctattggaagagactctgcagcagcagcagcggttgttaaTGATGCAGAGCTCACCCTCCTGgtctctggaagtctctttggataaaagcgtccgCTGAATGACGagttaatacatttacatttagtaAAGACGTCAATCAATCGAAATAGATTAAGTTTCTCACTGATGTAGAACACAAACACGTCtccaaaataacaaataacatttaaacaatggtCTCTTTGTTAGTGATGAACGATGAAGCAAGACCATATAAACTGTATTatagaaactaaaaaaaagggatgcttttttttaaatatatatatatatttttaacggTGCCGcaacagaaaatgtttatttcaacATCTCACTTCTCCATTATGGGTTTCTTTGGCATCAAAGCTGAAATTTGGTTTTGGACGCAGTAAGCAGGCTTTCTTAAAGGGTAAACGCCTTTAGGctaattgttatttttgccttttcATAACTTTTtaatgtctcaaaaaaaaaaaaaaaaaaaaaaaaataactatgatgACCCTGTGCAAGTATCTTAATTAATGCGAGTCACGCTCTTAGGAAATAGAAAATCATTGGAAATTGATTTGCAGAATTGCGTGCTTTTTAAATCCGAAAGAGAAGGCGGCTATGGTCGGGTTTGAAAATAGCTACATAACAGAAAGGGAGAAATCCATTAGGTTAGCAACTCCATTTGTGACAGCGTTTTCACAGCCTCCAATCAGACTTAACCTTTGAAAAATCCAGTGGAGGGGCATTATCTAACCCGAAAATCAGAGCCCCGTAGTTACCTATACATGGATCCTCAAACGCCTGATTGCTTAATCCTACAGCAGTGTACACATATGCTTGAGcacccattgcttctgtagttttgatttgctgtgcgtGTGAAATCAAACCGCTGGAATTGAAAATCGGGGGACATTGTGCAaacaggcaaattagtgattaatttaactgatgacttcAATAGGCAACACATGCAATTcgtttaaaacagtaagagaaaaggaacatggACCTTCGAATGATAAGAAGAATGATACTTTATAGAAGTTGTTTTGGATGCCTAATTAATTAAAGCGCAAAGTGAGCTAACATTCTCACACAAGAgagcctattgtttctatatagctgattactgagtggaaattgaaattctcacaccctgaggttttcatgcaggtgggTATATAAAGGAGATCAATAACGAATCTTGAGGCGTTCTGATACGTTTGCACACAGCTGTATGTTGGCCTATGGTCAAGTAGACAGATACAATGGTATAGAAGTCGTTGGGCCACCAGGCTTCAGAACATCACAGAGTAAGCAGTGGTGGAAGTCTCGCTGTCTGAACTGAAGTTTCTTGACCTGGTATTTTTCCTGGATCTCTGCAGCCTGCTGCAGCTGCTTCTGCTCTTGTTCCTGGGGTTGAACCTTTGGCCACGGCGACACAGTTCCTCTAAGCTCTTAAACAACAAAGCCAGCTCCTTCCTGAACTTCACGCCCACGAACGCGTACAGCAGCGGGTTGAGGCAGCAGTGCGCCAGCCCCAAGCTCTGGGTCACCAAGATCCCAACATCCAAGGCCTTCTCCAGGGCGCACCCTCGCCAAATCGCCTCCACCCTCACCAAGCCTTCGACCAATTGTAAAGCGTTGTAGGGCGCCCAGCAGAGAATGAAGGCCACCACAATGGAGACGATCACCTTTAGGGATTTCTGCTTCTGCAAACGGGGGGTGTGGCACAGAGACCGGAATATCATGATGTAACAATAGAGCATGACCAATAGCGGCAGAGCAAAGCCTAGGACGAGATTCAGCATGTGCAGAACCGTCTTCCAGCGGTCGGCGTTCTTGGAGTCAAAGTCATTCATGCAGACGCTGGCCCCGCCCAGCTGCTTGAGATTCAGGACCCCGTGGAAGTAGAAATCGACCACGGATAGGCCCGAGCAGACCACCCAGATGGTGGCGCAGGCCACGTGGGCGTAGCACGAGTTCTGTCTCCAGGAGAGCTGGACCGCGTGGACGATGGCCAAGTAGCGATCGAAACTGATGCAGGCCAGGAGGAGAACGGTGGTGAATAAATTGACGGAGAAGACCCAGCCGGTGATTTTGCACGCCACGGTCCCAAAGACCCAGCCACTGGCGTACTGGACAGCGTAGAAAGGCAGGGTGAGGACCAGCAGGAGGTCGGCCACGGCGAGGTGAACCAGGAAGGTGTCCGTCAGGGAGAACCCGTGCCGCTTGTAGCGAGAGACCACCGCCAGCACCAGGAGGTTTCCCAGAAGCCCTAGCACGAAGATCAGGGAGCACACAGTTGGTATGAAGGACTGGTTGATTTTCCAGGTGCTGTCTAGTTTACAGGGCTCCGAGTCAGTGTAGTTTGGTTCTAGGTAGTCAGTATAGGAATCATTGTAGTTATAATAGTCCTGTGTGAAGAAATACACCAGCgatttatatatttactgtagctacccttatttttttgcactgtattttgcacttttcccatgcatttcccatggttatactacggtttgccatgtttttcaatACCATACCTAGCAGGTCTttaaatgcttccctatgcttgaccaggctttcactgtgcttttttacactttgctgtgcttttactatggggaacttg
This window of the Polyodon spathula isolate WHYD16114869_AA chromosome 24, ASM1765450v1, whole genome shotgun sequence genome carries:
- the LOC121298906 gene encoding C-X-C chemokine receptor type 3-2-like, producing MGQNEDYDYYNYNDSYTDYLEPNYTDSEPCKLDSTWKINQSFIPTVCSLIFVLGLLGNLLVLAVVSRYKRHGFSLTDTFLVHLAVADLLLVLTLPFYAVQYASGWVFGTVACKITGWVFSVNLFTTVLLLACISFDRYLAIVHAVQLSWRQNSCYAHVACATIWVVCSGLSVVDFYFHGVLNLKQLGGASVCMNDFDSKNADRWKTVLHMLNLVLGFALPLLVMLYCYIMIFRSLCHTPRLQKQKSLKVIVSIVVAFILCWAPYNALQLVEGLVRVEAIWRGCALEKALDVGILVTQSLGLAHCCLNPLLYAFVGVKFRKELALLFKSLEELCRRGQRFNPRNKSRSSCSRLQRSRKNTRSRNFSSDSETSTTAYSVMF